The proteins below are encoded in one region of Syntrophotalea carbinolica DSM 2380:
- the pal gene encoding peptidoglycan-associated lipoprotein Pal — MKRGGIRISMQVLLMMILTAMLAVGCAKKPAPVPVTTDDQAAAQQAVQGVEEMGAGETGIGESMIGEESMDDSMSMPQTVASLERIYFNFDRYDLSPEAQAILINNAEYLKANPDQKVRIEGYCDERGSDEYNLALGERRALAAQKYLESLGVAGDRLSVISYGEEMPLDPAQNEDAYAMNRRAEFKSMP; from the coding sequence ATGAAACGCGGAGGTATTCGGATTTCCATGCAGGTGCTGTTGATGATGATTCTTACGGCCATGCTGGCGGTAGGCTGTGCCAAAAAACCGGCCCCTGTACCTGTCACCACCGATGATCAGGCGGCAGCGCAACAGGCTGTCCAAGGTGTTGAAGAGATGGGCGCGGGAGAGACGGGCATTGGCGAAAGCATGATTGGCGAAGAGAGCATGGACGACAGCATGTCGATGCCGCAAACGGTTGCTTCTCTGGAACGCATCTACTTCAATTTTGACCGTTATGACCTGAGCCCCGAGGCGCAGGCCATTCTTATCAACAATGCGGAATATCTCAAAGCCAACCCCGATCAGAAGGTCCGCATCGAAGGTTACTGCGATGAGCGCGGTTCGGATGAATATAACCTGGCTCTTGGGGAGCGTCGCGCCCTGGCTGCCCAGAAGTATCTTGAATCCCTCGGTGTTGCCGGCGATCGCCTGAGTGTGATCTCCTATGGTGAGGAAATGCCTCTCGATCCGGCACAGAACGAAGATGCCTACGCCATGAACCGGCGTGCGGAATTCAAATCCATGCCCTGA
- the ybgF gene encoding tol-pal system protein YbgF, translated as MKSLRILMLCAATLALLAGCIPSQQELAMSRDLEEMKRRLAATERELATQQTDRLGQTRQRLDDLTQQQAKTQADLDNLRLELQSIHGRFADLDQQRNELQEELALVRDDLGLRISALEENPSSATGNTAPVVQLPKAGAAQPETVYLQAVDAIRKQKHYAEGRKQLEEFLQKNPGHSLAPNAAYWIGESYAGEKEYEKAILQFEDVIQKYGDHPKAAAAYLKQGLTFDQLGDRQSARAILEKLVKSFPLSGEAGIAKERLKAWGK; from the coding sequence ATGAAAAGCTTAAGAATCCTGATGTTGTGCGCCGCCACGCTGGCCTTGCTTGCCGGCTGTATCCCTTCTCAGCAGGAACTGGCCATGAGCCGCGACCTTGAAGAGATGAAACGCCGGCTGGCCGCCACCGAAAGGGAACTCGCGACCCAACAGACCGACCGGCTCGGCCAGACACGCCAGCGCCTGGATGATCTGACGCAACAACAGGCCAAAACGCAGGCGGATCTGGATAACCTGCGCCTGGAACTGCAAAGCATCCATGGCCGTTTCGCCGATCTTGACCAACAGCGTAATGAGCTTCAGGAGGAACTGGCCCTGGTTCGTGACGATCTGGGGCTGCGCATCAGCGCCCTTGAAGAAAATCCGTCTTCCGCTACCGGCAACACGGCCCCGGTGGTTCAACTGCCGAAGGCCGGCGCCGCCCAGCCCGAGACCGTTTATCTGCAAGCCGTCGATGCGATCCGCAAACAGAAGCACTATGCCGAGGGTCGCAAGCAGTTGGAAGAATTTCTGCAGAAAAACCCCGGCCACTCGCTGGCACCGAACGCCGCTTACTGGATCGGCGAATCCTATGCAGGGGAAAAAGAATACGAGAAGGCCATCCTGCAGTTTGAAGACGTCATTCAGAAATACGGCGATCATCCCAAGGCGGCAGCCGCCTATCTCAAGCAGGGGTTGACCTTCGATCAACTCGGAGACCGCCAAAGTGCCCGCGCCATTCTTGAAAAACTGGTCAAGAGTTTCCCCCTGTCCGGGGAAGCCGGTATTGCCAAAGAACGTCTCAAAGCCTGGGGCAAATAA
- the tolR gene encoding protein TolR, with amino-acid sequence MEVGQRNGSSRSTLSQINVTPLVDVMLVLLIIFMVTAPMLEQGVEVNLPEVADAPGLAAGKEPLVVTVEKNGAISIGKTRIPEASKLMPVLRQVMETRKEKEVFLQADRDVPYGRVVEVMAAIKGAGIEKLGMVSQPPEPPKHR; translated from the coding sequence ATGGAAGTAGGCCAGCGCAACGGATCCTCCCGCTCCACCTTGTCGCAAATCAACGTCACGCCGTTGGTCGACGTCATGCTGGTGCTGCTGATCATCTTTATGGTCACCGCGCCGATGCTCGAACAGGGCGTGGAGGTCAACCTGCCGGAAGTGGCCGATGCCCCCGGGCTGGCGGCCGGCAAAGAACCTCTGGTGGTCACCGTCGAGAAAAACGGCGCCATTTCCATCGGCAAAACCCGTATTCCGGAGGCCTCGAAACTCATGCCGGTGCTTCGGCAGGTCATGGAAACACGCAAGGAAAAGGAAGTGTTTCTGCAGGCCGACCGCGATGTGCCTTATGGCAGGGTCGTGGAAGTTATGGCCGCCATCAAGGGAGCCGGCATCGAAAAACTGGGAATGGTTTCGCAACCGCCGGAACCGCCCAAACACCGTTGA
- the tolQ gene encoding protein TolQ, translating to MELISDAGLVVKLVLLILIGFSLLSWAIIFLKFRVIYRAISDSQRFQQFFWNKRHIDAIAQKLRDFPHAPTASLFRDGYQEMKRNQRDNGTDEPTLFSADMGQADNVARALRRATNQETQRLERYLPFLATTGSTAPFIGLFGTVWGIMDSFHGIGKTGSASLAVVAPGISEALVATAIGLVAAIPAVVAYNHFVSKVNVLTGDMDSFSQEFLNIVDRMLRRS from the coding sequence TTGGAGCTGATTTCCGATGCCGGACTGGTGGTCAAACTGGTTCTGTTGATACTGATCGGTTTTTCTCTGCTTTCCTGGGCTATCATTTTTTTGAAGTTCCGGGTTATCTATCGCGCCATCAGTGATTCGCAGCGGTTTCAACAATTTTTCTGGAACAAACGGCACATCGATGCCATTGCCCAGAAACTGAGAGATTTCCCCCACGCGCCGACCGCATCCCTGTTCCGGGACGGCTATCAGGAAATGAAACGCAATCAGCGGGATAACGGCACGGATGAACCGACCTTGTTCAGTGCCGACATGGGCCAGGCGGACAACGTCGCCCGTGCCCTGCGACGCGCCACCAATCAGGAAACGCAGCGTCTGGAGCGCTATCTGCCGTTTCTTGCCACGACCGGCTCGACGGCACCCTTTATCGGTCTGTTCGGTACCGTATGGGGGATCATGGACTCGTTTCATGGCATCGGCAAAACCGGCAGCGCTTCGCTGGCGGTTGTCGCTCCGGGGATATCCGAAGCCCTGGTCGCCACTGCCATCGGTCTGGTGGCCGCCATCCCCGCCGTGGTTGCCTACAACCACTTTGTCAGTAAGGTTAATGTGCTGACCGGCGATATGGACAGTTTCAGCCAGGAGTTCCTCAACATCGTCGATCGCATGCTGCGAAGGAGCTGA
- a CDS encoding TonB family protein has protein sequence MTTPPVPPRNEPSLFWLLALSLALHAVVFVLFSGVFFASRRIEPRPVYYVDLSKMPVLNPQAGRPDGGPAPKVKKTSRPKATKPKPAAAAPKAKAKPAPPKKTAVASKPAPTKPVASKTSTPSAKARTSPAPKATAPSHNYQSVRQKLAAMREKQQREQELAALKNKIAALSGDNAGTSGGTGSGAPLGMPDGSGDEIGVDLQTWMQAYLKQNWTLSKYQVTRRDLTATVHLAFNAEGSLTSYRIVKPSGDATFDDSVKKAVLKARALPRKPGRTLQLDVVFNLKDLMD, from the coding sequence GTGACGACACCACCTGTTCCTCCGCGCAATGAACCGAGTCTGTTTTGGCTGCTGGCCCTCTCTCTGGCCCTGCATGCGGTGGTGTTCGTGTTGTTTTCCGGGGTGTTTTTTGCCTCCCGGCGCATCGAGCCGCGGCCGGTATATTACGTGGACCTGAGCAAAATGCCGGTCCTCAACCCCCAGGCCGGACGCCCGGACGGCGGCCCGGCTCCCAAGGTTAAAAAGACCTCCAGACCCAAGGCAACCAAGCCCAAACCTGCGGCGGCAGCCCCTAAAGCGAAGGCCAAACCCGCGCCACCTAAAAAAACCGCTGTCGCGAGCAAACCGGCCCCCACCAAGCCGGTTGCTTCAAAAACAAGCACCCCATCGGCGAAGGCCCGCACCAGTCCAGCGCCCAAGGCCACTGCGCCGTCGCACAATTATCAGAGTGTTCGGCAGAAACTCGCCGCCATGCGCGAAAAGCAGCAGCGAGAGCAGGAGCTGGCCGCTCTCAAAAACAAGATTGCCGCGCTTTCGGGAGATAACGCCGGCACCTCGGGCGGTACCGGTTCCGGCGCTCCCCTGGGCATGCCGGACGGCAGCGGCGATGAAATCGGTGTCGATCTGCAGACCTGGATGCAGGCCTATTTAAAGCAAAACTGGACTCTGTCCAAATACCAGGTCACCCGCCGCGACTTGACCGCCACCGTTCACCTGGCCTTCAACGCCGAGGGCAGCCTGACCAGTTACCGAATCGTCAAACCCTCCGGCGATGCGACCTTTGACGATTCGGTCAAAAAAGCCGTACTCAAAGCCAGGGCCCTGCCTCGCAAACCCGGCAGGACGCTGCAACTCGATGTCGTCTTCAACCTCAAAGACCTTATGGATTAA
- the folE2 gene encoding GTP cyclohydrolase FolE2, whose amino-acid sequence MNRMRDMQMERDTRNIAIDKVGVKDIRYPIVVMDKNKDQQHTVARINMYVDLPHHFKGTHMSRFVEILNQYRGEITMRNMGELLQEMKNRLDASCAHLKMDFPYFIEKQAPVSKARSLMEYRCRLRGTLDKQKDFVLGVEVPLTALCPCSREISERGAHNQRSAVKVEVRMSKFIWIEDLISWIEECGSAPVYALLKREDEKAVTEQAYDNPMFVEDIVRAVTLKLKSAPEITWFRVECENFESIHNHSAYAMVEFPPRTEDAEPAPAP is encoded by the coding sequence ATGAACCGCATGCGCGATATGCAGATGGAGCGAGATACCCGAAACATCGCCATCGACAAAGTCGGGGTCAAGGATATCCGCTATCCCATCGTGGTCATGGATAAAAACAAGGACCAGCAGCACACCGTGGCCCGCATCAACATGTATGTCGATCTGCCCCATCACTTCAAGGGCACCCACATGAGCCGCTTCGTCGAGATCCTCAACCAGTATCGCGGCGAAATCACCATGCGCAACATGGGCGAACTGCTGCAGGAAATGAAAAACCGCCTGGATGCGTCCTGTGCCCATCTGAAAATGGATTTTCCCTATTTCATCGAAAAACAGGCGCCGGTCTCCAAGGCGCGCAGCCTTATGGAGTATCGCTGCCGCTTGCGTGGCACCCTCGACAAGCAAAAGGATTTCGTGTTGGGAGTGGAAGTGCCGCTGACCGCCCTGTGCCCCTGCTCGCGAGAAATCAGCGAGCGCGGCGCCCACAATCAGCGCAGCGCGGTGAAGGTGGAAGTGCGCATGAGTAAATTCATCTGGATCGAGGATCTCATCAGCTGGATCGAAGAATGCGGCAGTGCGCCGGTTTACGCATTGCTCAAACGGGAGGATGAAAAGGCCGTAACCGAACAGGCTTACGACAATCCCATGTTTGTCGAAGACATCGTGCGGGCCGTTACCCTCAAACTCAAATCGGCTCCCGAAATCACCTGGTTTCGGGTCGAATGCGAAAATTTCGAGTCGATCCACAACCATTCGGCCTATGCCATGGTCGAGTTTCCGCCACGGACCGAAGACGCAGAGCCAGCCCCTGCGCCATGA
- a CDS encoding TIGR04282 family arsenosugar biosynthesis glycosyltransferase, which yields MTNASVLGIFAKQPQPGRVKTRLCPPLTLDQAAELYRCCLKETVHLATRGDWSTVLFFQGQRRFFKDTFADVPLAEQIGADLGERLAQAFASRFAGGAQQVVIIGSDSPDLPVSLIRQAFAGLTHHDAVLAPADDGGYVLVGLRRPVPGLFERIPWSTGEVLAATRKRMVELQLSCLELSGWYDVDDVVSLRQLVRRSPQSVTARLAAQLLGDPHR from the coding sequence ATGACCAACGCATCGGTCCTGGGGATTTTTGCCAAACAACCGCAGCCCGGCCGGGTCAAAACCCGGCTGTGCCCGCCGTTGACCTTGGACCAGGCCGCTGAACTGTACCGTTGCTGTCTGAAGGAAACCGTTCATCTGGCAACCCGGGGCGACTGGAGCACGGTGCTGTTTTTTCAGGGGCAACGCCGCTTTTTCAAGGATACGTTCGCCGATGTGCCGCTGGCGGAACAGATCGGTGCCGATCTTGGCGAACGGCTGGCACAGGCGTTCGCTTCCCGCTTTGCCGGCGGCGCGCAGCAGGTTGTGATCATCGGTTCCGACAGCCCCGATCTGCCTGTTTCGCTCATCCGGCAGGCTTTTGCGGGATTGACGCATCACGATGCGGTTCTGGCGCCGGCAGACGACGGCGGCTATGTCCTTGTCGGCTTGCGGCGACCGGTGCCGGGGCTGTTTGAGCGAATTCCCTGGAGCACCGGAGAAGTCCTGGCGGCTACCCGCAAGCGCATGGTCGAGTTGCAGCTGTCCTGCCTTGAGCTTTCCGGGTGGTACGACGTGGATGATGTCGTCAGCCTGCGACAACTCGTGCGGCGCTCTCCCCAAAGTGTCACGGCCCGTCTGGCGGCTCAACTGCTAGGCGATCCGCATCGCTAG
- a CDS encoding TonB-dependent receptor plug domain-containing protein has translation MLGNYFSRGAVLLCLGACLLPAPLRAEAHRTLDAVVVTGTRFPVTESASHRLVTVVTAEDMQARGAQNLYEGLSKAGGLAFKTQGPLGLSNGGMTSDLSIRGLPGGELVLVNGMPIQGAGGASYDLDTIPIEQIDRVEILKGAASTLYGADAMTGVINIITKQPEEVALTSMRAELGEYGYRNYSVGISRANLTAGMTYQHLNDLHKIYQKTYLNPTSRSTPAHYDVGNTDRYGFNLSFSPLQDLTFDLLASYYRSGWQKVYDAGGKSGIAGKLENQFTQQKYKLFTDVRYEKDRYRLKGFFSLGTTNVDYDVYGGKKVTDGSKDSWNKEYNAGLSGDYRFELPEDIALTTGAEYIYRAANYRYKYKEHHRHDAAAFVEAEKTFFERLTLTLGMREQFILPEKEGEEYNRWLPAAGLSFQLTETTRLFANFSTAFRAPTFNQMFNDSSRLVGNPDLRPEKGKTYEAGVKFTGRGLKVRLAGFYMDYEDKIDTGYIDGVDDKTYFNAGDYESIGVEWQADWRPFVGSRGPWHTLALRCSGYWADPSAEDPDGQEYRPGPKFQSSLGASWQWHKFDVELSGTILAGREDYLDDAYTMDISAGYRLPVGRVYVTVTNLLDEEVVSAGNQDPESSYQYEYYEMPRLALIGYEVTF, from the coding sequence ATGCTCGGCAATTATTTTTCACGAGGGGCAGTCCTGTTATGTCTGGGGGCCTGTTTATTGCCGGCTCCGTTGCGAGCCGAGGCGCACCGCACCCTGGATGCGGTGGTGGTTACGGGTACCCGGTTTCCTGTCACGGAAAGCGCGAGCCACCGTCTGGTCACGGTGGTTACAGCCGAGGATATGCAGGCGCGCGGTGCGCAAAATCTTTACGAGGGGCTGAGCAAAGCGGGTGGCCTGGCATTCAAAACCCAGGGTCCCCTGGGCCTCAGCAACGGCGGCATGACCAGCGACCTGAGCATTCGCGGCCTGCCGGGGGGGGAGCTGGTCCTGGTTAACGGCATGCCCATTCAGGGTGCCGGAGGCGCGTCCTACGATCTCGATACCATTCCCATCGAGCAGATCGACCGGGTTGAGATTCTTAAAGGAGCCGCCTCGACCCTTTACGGTGCCGATGCCATGACCGGGGTCATCAACATCATCACCAAACAGCCGGAAGAGGTCGCTCTGACCAGCATGCGCGCGGAGCTCGGCGAATACGGTTATCGGAATTACAGCGTCGGAATCAGTCGCGCCAATCTGACCGCCGGTATGACTTACCAGCATCTCAACGATCTGCACAAAATCTATCAGAAGACTTACCTGAACCCCACCTCCAGAAGCACCCCTGCGCACTACGACGTCGGCAATACGGACCGTTACGGGTTTAACCTGAGCTTCAGTCCGCTGCAGGACCTGACCTTTGATCTGCTTGCCAGCTATTATCGCAGCGGTTGGCAAAAAGTTTACGACGCGGGCGGCAAAAGCGGCATTGCGGGAAAACTAGAGAACCAGTTCACCCAGCAAAAATACAAACTCTTCACCGATGTGCGCTACGAGAAAGACCGCTATCGCCTGAAGGGATTCTTTTCCCTGGGGACCACCAATGTCGACTACGATGTCTACGGTGGTAAAAAGGTCACGGATGGCTCCAAAGACTCCTGGAACAAGGAGTACAACGCCGGACTGTCGGGCGACTATCGCTTCGAACTGCCGGAAGACATCGCCCTGACGACGGGTGCGGAATATATCTATCGGGCAGCCAATTACCGCTACAAGTACAAGGAACATCACCGCCACGATGCCGCGGCCTTTGTCGAGGCGGAGAAAACCTTTTTTGAGCGTTTGACACTGACGCTGGGCATGCGCGAACAATTCATTCTCCCCGAAAAGGAAGGGGAGGAATATAACCGCTGGCTGCCGGCTGCCGGACTGAGTTTCCAATTGACCGAAACGACCCGGTTGTTCGCCAATTTCAGCACGGCGTTCCGGGCACCGACCTTCAATCAGATGTTCAACGACTCGTCCCGGCTGGTCGGCAATCCGGATCTGCGTCCCGAAAAAGGCAAAACCTACGAGGCCGGGGTCAAGTTCACCGGCAGAGGCCTGAAAGTTCGCCTGGCCGGGTTCTATATGGATTACGAGGATAAAATCGACACCGGCTATATCGACGGAGTCGATGACAAGACCTACTTTAACGCAGGCGATTACGAAAGTATCGGTGTGGAATGGCAAGCTGACTGGCGGCCGTTTGTCGGCAGTAGGGGACCATGGCATACCCTGGCCCTGCGCTGTTCGGGATATTGGGCCGACCCGTCCGCCGAGGATCCGGACGGTCAGGAGTATCGGCCGGGGCCGAAGTTCCAATCCAGCCTGGGAGCTTCCTGGCAATGGCACAAGTTCGATGTGGAATTGAGCGGAACCATTCTTGCGGGGCGGGAGGACTATCTGGATGATGCCTATACCATGGATATCAGTGCCGGGTACCGTTTGCCCGTGGGCCGGGTTTACGTGACCGTCACCAATCTGCTGGATGAAGAAGTGGTGAGTGCCGGCAATCAGGATCCGGAAAGCAGCTACCAGTACGAATACTACGAAATGCCGCGTTTGGCGCTTATCGGGTACGAAGTTACCTTCTAA
- a CDS encoding nitrilase family protein, producing the protein MTENGLSDLGAFRLALVQSVSEIGDCTRNLEGIARWTEQAARQGAEMVCFPELAICGYTRSGIGELAEVVPGRASCHLAALARKHRMVVSAGLIEKSGSACYITQLVASADGSIERYRKTHLGRREREVFCAGDALPVFTTRSRAGMPITFAIGLCYDLHFPELATAYAVQGAQLLLAPHAAPHAGPDRMQLWQRYMGARAYDNTMYVAACNHVQKLKSSDCSGGLGVWDYRTGTLLAQRTEPGEGLLFWDLDLDGVNRTRAQGRTFFLDDRRPELFR; encoded by the coding sequence ATGACAGAAAACGGTTTATCGGATCTGGGGGCTTTTCGTCTGGCACTGGTGCAGTCGGTATCGGAGATCGGCGATTGCACCCGTAATCTGGAAGGGATCGCCCGCTGGACCGAACAGGCGGCGCGGCAAGGCGCCGAGATGGTCTGCTTTCCGGAATTGGCCATTTGCGGCTACACCCGCAGCGGGATTGGCGAGCTTGCCGAAGTGGTGCCGGGACGGGCTTCTTGCCACCTGGCGGCATTGGCCCGAAAGCATCGCATGGTGGTGTCGGCCGGTCTGATCGAAAAATCCGGGTCAGCGTGTTACATCACCCAGTTGGTCGCTTCAGCCGACGGTTCGATAGAACGTTATCGCAAAACCCACCTTGGCCGTCGCGAACGCGAGGTATTTTGCGCCGGTGATGCATTGCCCGTCTTTACGACCAGAAGCCGCGCGGGAATGCCGATAACATTCGCCATAGGGCTGTGTTACGATCTGCATTTTCCCGAGCTGGCCACTGCTTATGCGGTGCAGGGAGCGCAACTGCTGCTGGCACCCCATGCTGCTCCCCATGCCGGTCCCGATCGCATGCAATTGTGGCAGCGCTATATGGGAGCCCGCGCCTATGACAACACCATGTATGTTGCCGCCTGCAATCATGTTCAAAAACTCAAAAGCAGCGATTGCAGTGGCGGTCTGGGGGTGTGGGACTATCGCACCGGCACCTTGCTTGCCCAACGCACCGAACCGGGTGAAGGGTTACTGTTTTGGGATCTCGATCTCGATGGAGTGAACCGCACGCGTGCACAAGGGCGAACGTTTTTTCTGGACGACCGCCGTCCCGAGCTGTTTCGATGA
- the ilvA gene encoding threonine ammonia-lyase: MLSLTQIRAAADALQGQFRRTELIHSHFFSEQIGLPLYFKCENLQRSGSFKVRGAFHFMARQPAQRLAAGVVTASAGNHAQGVALSAARLGVAATVVMPENTPLAKMQATRGYGAEVVLHGTVFDDAQEEALRLQHTHDLLYVPPFDHPLIMAGQGTIGLEIIEDLPDVDTLLAPVGGGGLISEVATAIKALRPTVRVIGVEAAAAPAALLSRRQGHIVGLSGAHSLADGIALKRIGEQTFPVIEALVDELVTVNEEQIAQAIVALMEKTRLVVEGAGAVGLAALLHAARPLARGRTVCLLSGGNIDVQTIAQVVDRGLVAAGRYLKIRIELNDAPGALGRLALLLGECRANIYHVSHDRHRLGIPLGRAEVNLELETRGSEHVREILAALAGADYKVVALDAEIVPGQEPGTGC; the protein is encoded by the coding sequence ATGCTTTCACTGACGCAGATAAGGGCCGCGGCGGATGCGCTGCAAGGACAGTTTCGTCGCACGGAACTGATCCACTCCCACTTTTTTTCCGAACAGATCGGCTTGCCGCTCTATTTCAAGTGTGAAAACCTGCAAAGATCCGGGTCGTTCAAGGTGCGTGGCGCCTTTCATTTCATGGCCCGCCAACCGGCGCAGCGTCTTGCCGCAGGGGTGGTCACCGCTTCGGCCGGCAACCATGCACAAGGGGTGGCTCTTTCCGCGGCCCGACTCGGAGTGGCCGCCACGGTGGTAATGCCGGAAAACACCCCGTTGGCCAAGATGCAGGCCACGCGTGGATACGGTGCCGAGGTGGTATTGCACGGCACGGTATTCGACGATGCCCAGGAGGAAGCGCTACGTCTGCAACACACCCACGACCTGCTTTATGTACCGCCTTTTGACCATCCTCTGATCATGGCGGGACAAGGGACCATCGGTCTGGAGATTATCGAAGACCTGCCCGATGTCGACACCCTATTGGCACCCGTCGGCGGCGGCGGTCTGATTTCGGAGGTGGCGACCGCCATTAAAGCGCTGCGGCCCACCGTGCGGGTCATCGGGGTGGAGGCCGCAGCAGCGCCAGCCGCCTTGTTATCACGCCGCCAGGGCCACATTGTCGGTCTGTCCGGAGCCCACTCCCTGGCCGACGGTATTGCGCTCAAGCGCATCGGCGAGCAGACCTTTCCGGTTATCGAGGCATTGGTCGATGAACTTGTGACGGTCAACGAAGAACAGATCGCCCAGGCCATTGTGGCGCTGATGGAAAAAACCCGACTGGTGGTGGAGGGTGCCGGTGCCGTGGGACTGGCCGCCTTGCTGCACGCGGCCCGGCCGCTGGCGCGCGGCCGCACGGTCTGTCTGTTGTCCGGGGGCAACATCGATGTACAGACCATCGCCCAGGTGGTCGATCGCGGCCTGGTGGCGGCCGGTCGCTATCTCAAGATCCGGATTGAACTCAACGATGCCCCAGGTGCATTGGGACGGCTGGCATTGTTGTTGGGCGAATGCCGTGCGAATATCTACCATGTCAGTCACGACCGCCATCGCCTCGGCATTCCCCTGGGCCGGGCCGAGGTCAACTTGGAGCTGGAAACGCGCGGTTCGGAACATGTGCGGGAAATTCTGGCTGCCCTCGCAGGGGCGGATTACAAGGTGGTAGCTCTGGATGCCGAAATCGTGCCCGGCCAGGAACCCGGTACGGGCTGCTAG
- a CDS encoding fasciclin domain-containing protein gives MPTIMEAIAADPSLKTLNKALGIVTGVVERLGQPGSYTFFAPNDEAFARLNIDQVLADAGKLADILNYHLVAEKYTEKEMDVTNLDSMVTELGKSLSIYLDENDIMIDNAHIVKADIQCSNGVIHIIDNVFLPQHSGWYETMA, from the coding sequence ATGCCGACGATCATGGAAGCCATCGCTGCAGATCCATCACTGAAGACCTTGAACAAGGCTTTGGGGATTGTCACAGGGGTCGTTGAGAGATTGGGGCAACCCGGTAGTTATACCTTCTTCGCACCTAACGATGAGGCTTTTGCGCGCCTCAACATCGATCAGGTGCTGGCCGATGCCGGCAAACTGGCGGATATCCTCAACTACCACCTGGTCGCGGAGAAATATACTGAAAAGGAAATGGACGTCACAAACCTTGACTCCATGGTCACGGAACTGGGCAAAAGCCTTTCCATCTATCTGGACGAAAACGATATCATGATCGACAACGCGCACATCGTTAAAGCGGATATCCAATGCAGTAACGGGGTGATCCATATTATCGACAATGTTTTCCTGCCGCAACACTCCGGCTGGTATGAAACCATGGCCTGA
- the tolB gene encoding Tol-Pal system beta propeller repeat protein TolB, translating into MRRFVTLLIALLCLSATAVQAQVEIRAPGQQTIAVANTQLVPLSGTPLPAIAAELHDVMAADLELSGLFRQLDPAAFLDDARRPGLTSSRVDFNQWALLGAEILIKGGYQLQGERLLVDFRLYDVVHRRLLTGRRYAGLRRDVRTMAHKFADQVLKSVTGREGPFSSRIAYIDNRTGHKELYLMDTDGANALRLTDHRSIVLNPDFSPNGREVIYTSYRRGNPDLYRKQLSTGQEARLAFKKGLNIAARFRPDGREIALTQSATGNPELMLLGTDGSRRRRLTSHWGIDVDPSWSPAGDRLAFVSDRQGNPHIFVMDLLGGQTARLTANGKYNATPAWSPDGKRIAFTRLEKGVFDIYTVRPDGTDERRLTFGPGNKEHPRWSPDSRFLVYSSDQDGRKGIYIMRADGTGIRRISAGGGQCQHPAWSGQR; encoded by the coding sequence ATGCGCCGTTTCGTGACCCTGCTTATCGCCCTGCTCTGCCTGTCGGCGACTGCCGTCCAGGCCCAGGTTGAAATTCGCGCTCCTGGCCAACAGACCATTGCCGTGGCCAACACCCAACTTGTCCCCCTGTCCGGAACGCCGCTACCCGCCATAGCCGCGGAGTTGCACGATGTCATGGCTGCCGACCTGGAGCTGTCCGGCCTGTTTCGCCAGCTCGACCCGGCGGCGTTTCTGGATGATGCGCGGCGTCCCGGTCTGACCAGTTCTCGGGTCGATTTCAATCAGTGGGCCCTTCTGGGTGCCGAAATTCTTATCAAGGGCGGTTACCAACTGCAAGGGGAACGGCTGCTGGTCGATTTTCGTCTGTACGATGTCGTTCACAGGCGGTTGTTGACCGGTCGCCGCTATGCGGGACTTCGACGCGATGTGCGTACCATGGCGCATAAATTCGCTGATCAGGTGTTGAAGAGCGTCACCGGCCGGGAAGGTCCGTTCAGTTCCCGTATCGCTTATATCGACAACCGCACCGGGCACAAGGAGCTGTATCTGATGGATACCGACGGCGCCAATGCCCTGCGCCTTACCGATCACCGCTCCATTGTTCTCAATCCCGATTTTTCGCCCAACGGACGCGAGGTCATTTACACCTCGTACCGGCGCGGCAATCCCGATCTCTACCGGAAACAGTTGAGCACCGGGCAGGAAGCCCGCCTGGCTTTTAAAAAAGGCCTGAATATAGCAGCGCGCTTTCGGCCTGACGGTCGGGAAATTGCGCTCACCCAGTCGGCCACCGGCAATCCCGAACTGATGCTGCTCGGCACCGACGGCAGTCGCCGCCGCCGTCTTACCAGTCATTGGGGTATCGATGTCGATCCGAGCTGGAGCCCGGCCGGCGACCGGCTGGCTTTTGTCTCCGACCGGCAGGGCAATCCGCATATTTTCGTCATGGACCTGCTCGGCGGCCAGACCGCGCGACTTACCGCTAACGGTAAATACAACGCCACTCCGGCCTGGAGTCCCGACGGCAAGCGTATTGCCTTTACCCGCCTGGAAAAGGGCGTGTTTGATATCTATACCGTTCGACCCGACGGTACGGACGAACGCCGCCTGACTTTCGGTCCCGGCAATAAAGAGCACCCCCGCTGGAGCCCGGACAGCCGCTTCCTGGTCTATTCTTCCGATCAGGACGGCCGTAAGGGCATTTACATCATGCGGGCCGATGGCACCGGCATACGCCGCATCTCGGCCGGTGGCGGACAGTGCCAACACCCGGCATGGTCCGGTCAGCGGTGA